The Vitis vinifera cultivar Pinot Noir 40024 chromosome 7, ASM3070453v1 genomic interval TTGTTGTTACCTAAGTTGCGGAGAGCGACCACATTGTTGTCAACTCTAACAGGCCAAAACAAGGTATCGGAGTTGTTGGTGGTGGAATCATCGGAGTCAGCCCATATCCAGTTAGGGCTGCGCCTCCAGAATCTGCCGAAGTAATCTGACTTTATGCGGACGCTTCCATCGTGAGTGGTGAAGACCTCGTTCCCCACCGTCGGGTCTCCAATGTCACTTGATGCGAACTCCAGATATGGGTGTCCCTCGATCTTCCGGGCACTGAGGTAGTGGCCATTATCGCCCTTGAAGGCGATATGTTTTGGCAATATCAATAGTGATTCCCAATCAATGATTGTACAGACATCGCAGAGGTCGTTGTCAGCCGAAGTTGATCCTGCAAACAAACAGGAACCATAAGGAGGTGGAAGCCTCCATAAGCATGCATAGTGTCCGAGCTGGACGTGGCGAAATCGGAGTGTTTGAGCATCGCCATCTACGTGCACAGGCTCGAACAAGGTGCATGACCATGACGATTGGTCTTCATCTGGTTCGTCCGCCCCGGCAACAATCCACCAGTGGTTCTTGGACCACCTTACCCAGTATTTGTTGTTGTAGCAGCATCTTATGTGCACTAGTCCCCCGCCATTCTTTGCCCTCTCCACTTGGTACTTTGAGTAGGGTGTCACGACCTCCTCTCCCGAGAATTGGAGAAATCCATGAATTTGCACATCTTCATGGATGTACCGCAAGTACTTGTtgttatattttgatttgagcACCACATACCTTGGTAATGCCATTTCCTCTTTAATCACTTCTCACTGCACTTTTCTTCCCTTCACTCGGCCTTATTTATAAGGGAAAAAACTATACTTAGATGTGAAACCATATTTCACATCGTAGACTTTCATTTGCATTCCCATTCTGATTTGGTAGATAAATTTAAGATGCTATTTATTCCTCTGGGTCCCGCAACTTTCATTGAATATCATTAATAGCAAGACTAAAACCACATGTCAAATTGTAGACTTTTACTCGTATTCTCATTTACATTCCCGTTCTCATTTGGTagatacaaataaatttaagatgCTATACATTTCTGTGTCCCACAACTTTTATTGAATATCATTGATAGCAAGACTTAAACCACATGTCAAGTTGtaaactttgatttgtattcTCATTTGCATTCTTGTTCTCATTTGGTAGATAAAGAAATTTAAGATCCTATATATTTATGTGTCCCACAACTTTTATTGAATATCATTAATAGCAAGACTAGAACCACGTCAAATTATAGACTTTGATTCGTATTCTCAATTGCATTACCATTCTCATTTGGTAAATGTATATACCAATAAATCAAGACATCCTTTCTTTCCATTGCATGCTTAGTGTGGATAAGAAAGACTCCcataaaacaaataatgtatatatgacataaaaataaaactatgcATTAAACATAAAACATTTTAGTGGTAAAAATAGTAAATTGGATTGCAAATAGTGAGATTTCATTAATAATCATATAACCTATAAAGACACGTTGATGGTAGAAGTTAGGTTTTTTGGGTCTCCTATAAATAATTTCACATGACATCTATTATTAATACACACTTCTATAACACTCTCACTAGCCATTTAACAATCGTCGATAGTCTATAACTCATACATTGActaccataatttttttttgctttccattattttatttttctcttcagtataatatttataatatgataatattGATTATTTAGATTTTGTGAGAAATAAGAAGATAAATACATGATCTAGTTTTATTCCTAATTGAATAAAccaaaaactaaatttaaatatatataaaaccatGTTTCACATTGTGGATTTAGATTCACATTCCCATTTGCATTCTCATTCTTATTTGGTGGATAGCaatgatataatatattatttcttcCATTATATATGTCTCTCAATATGAATTAAACTACAAGACATCATTTCTTTCTATATCACATGCTTGGCTAATGATAAGAAAGACTTTGACATAACAAGTAATATGAATGCGTGAAATGTAAAAGATTTAATGGAGAAAAGGATAAGAGTGAACATAAGTGGTAAGTGGTGGGATTTCCttaatcattaataattaataatgatagaAGTTAGGTTTGTCAAGTCTTcctttgtaaataattattattttactagaatttataaatacacaaaaaaaaatagtagtagATGTGAATCTCATGTAAAAAGCTAATCTTGAGTGATAAATGGTGTTAACCCTTATGAGAAGAGTCgtctttaattctaatttttgtgGGATTGGAAACATGACTCGGATTGGAtcaaacaaatgaaattgatttttcaaaattttatattttattgcatcaataaatatcttaatctaatatataatttatcaaccttttaaattatgaaaacaaaattgacttaatatatataatttttaaacttgtgTTTCAATACCCAATCACTGGTCATTAAAAAGTcatcaatttcaaatattctaTAACTCATACATGGacttctaaattttattttttcaactgACTTTATTTTCTCTTAAGTATAATTGTCAAAACTAGATAATATTGattatttagattttatgacaaatttgaAGATAAAATATACAATCCAACTTGTTCCAAATTGAActaaccaaaaattaaatttaaatgtaaaaCCAAAATTTACTTTATAGACTAAGATTTGCATTCCCATTTGaattctcattcttattttgtgaatactaataaattaaaaacactatttCTTTCTATATGCATGCCTCACAACATTTATTGGATATCACTAACAGCAAGACTAAAACAAGGCTTCACATTCTATACTTCGATTCTCTTTTCCATTTGCAGCTCCATTCTCATTTGGGGGATACCAATAAATCTAAAACATAATTTCTCTTTATATATCTCACAAAATTTATTAGATATTAGTAAATGTGTGACgtcatatttctttttatcaCATGCTTGGTAAAGATAAGGACTCACAAAACATATAACATTGAGGGGTGAAAATGGTTAAGCGATTTGTAAGCAGTGAGATTTGATTAATACTTATATAACCTACAAAGACATGTTGATGGTAGAAGTTAGGTTTGTTGGATCTCCTTTTGtaaagaattattattttacatgaCATATTAATACTCACTCCAAAAATAAGTGGACGTAGAACatcatatgaaataataatgatgGATGATGAATAAAGTTAATTTCCAAAAGAAGAGTCTCTCTGACGATTTTGAGTGGGATTGGGAAAAGATAGATTAATTTGGACCAAGAAAATCAAtttgacttttaaaaattttaaattttgtcggatttatttaaaaagaagctaaaattttcaatctaatatatgaataatcaaCATGTTAAATGGTTGAAAACTGAATTCACTAGGATATAtctagaatttttaaatttgtgtgTCAATCTACTATGACATCTCACCAGTTATCAAATAAGCATCAATGAGCATAATATGATAATATCGATTATtaagattttatgaaaaatatgaagataaaATACATGATCTAGGTCCATTCTTAATTGAAttaatcaaaaattaaatttaaatgtaaaaCCATGTTTCACATGGTAGACTTAGATTTACATTCCCATTCCCAT includes:
- the LOC100241465 gene encoding uncharacterized protein LOC100241465; this encodes MALPRYVVLKSKYNNKYLRYIHEDVQIHGFLQFSGEEVVTPYSKYQVERAKNGGGLVHIRCCYNNKYWVRWSKNHWWIVAGADEPDEDQSSWSCTLFEPVHVDGDAQTLRFRHVQLGHYACLWRLPPPYGSCLFAGSTSADNDLCDVCTIIDWESLLILPKHIAFKGDNGHYLSARKIEGHPYLEFASSDIGDPTVGNEVFTTHDGSVRIKSDYFGRFWRRSPNWIWADSDDSTTNNSDTLFWPVRVDNNVVALRNLGNNNFCKRLTTEGKTSCLNAAVSTISREARLEVAELVLSRNIYNVNFRLMDARIYDQSVIVMTTAEAINRTHEPHTQQVKLSYTETKSSTWKGSVSLKLGVKITMESGVPFIANGKLEISSEFSGAYEWGETESVTTAMETMYNVTVPAMTRVTVSMIGTKGSCDVPFSYTQRDTLTDGKIVVDNMDDGVYVGVNCFNVKYETKEENL